The following proteins are co-located in the Flammeovirga kamogawensis genome:
- the hutU gene encoding urocanate hydratase, giving the protein MEANTSAQQKFEAFLEKYAKHPHYIPPTGNELNAKSWQTEAPLRMFLNNLCDEVAEDPSNLVVYGGTGQAARDRESLEKIIKILLELDENHSLLVQSGKPVGVVRTHPEAPRVMIANSNLVPAWATWEHFQELKERGLMMYGQMTAGSWIYIGTQGILQGTYETFASCARQHFDGDLKGKLLVTAGMGGMGGAQPLAATMCGAAMLGIDVDPARIQKRIDTKYIDKMTYSYEEAIEWVMEAKEKGEALSVGLVGDAGDVLERMIKDGITPDVLTDQTSAHDPVYGYVPNGMTLEEAAELRAADPVLYKEKSLKSMARHVQFMLDLEEKGAITFDYGNNIREFAKQGGCENAYNFPGFTPAYIRPLFCEGKGPFRWAALSGDPQDIKVTDEALKEAFPENDHLIKWLEEADEKVAFQGLPSRICWLGMGEREKAGVIFNNLVKEGKLKAPIVIGRDHLDCGSVASPNRETESMLDGSDAVSDWPLLNLMSNATGGATWISFHHGGGVGIGFSQHAGMVVLADGTERAENCIKRVLHNDPAMGIFRHHDAGYDIATKVGEDHDLIIK; this is encoded by the coding sequence ATGGAAGCAAATACATCTGCTCAACAAAAATTTGAAGCATTTTTAGAAAAATATGCAAAGCACCCTCATTATATTCCTCCAACAGGTAATGAGTTAAATGCTAAATCTTGGCAAACGGAAGCACCACTTAGAATGTTCTTAAATAATCTTTGTGATGAAGTAGCTGAAGACCCATCAAATTTAGTTGTTTATGGAGGAACAGGGCAAGCAGCAAGAGATAGAGAATCATTAGAAAAGATCATTAAGATTTTATTAGAATTAGATGAAAACCATTCTTTATTAGTACAATCTGGTAAGCCAGTAGGTGTGGTGAGAACACATCCAGAGGCTCCAAGAGTGATGATTGCTAATTCAAATTTGGTTCCTGCCTGGGCTACTTGGGAGCACTTTCAAGAATTAAAAGAGAGAGGCCTAATGATGTATGGTCAGATGACTGCAGGCTCTTGGATTTATATAGGTACGCAAGGTATTCTACAAGGTACTTATGAGACGTTTGCATCGTGTGCTCGTCAGCATTTTGATGGAGATTTAAAAGGAAAGTTATTAGTTACTGCTGGCATGGGCGGTATGGGTGGAGCTCAACCTTTAGCTGCTACTATGTGTGGTGCAGCTATGTTAGGAATTGATGTTGACCCAGCGCGTATCCAAAAGCGTATTGATACAAAATATATTGATAAAATGACGTACTCGTATGAAGAAGCAATCGAGTGGGTTATGGAAGCAAAAGAGAAAGGAGAAGCTTTATCTGTAGGTCTTGTAGGTGATGCAGGAGACGTTTTAGAGCGTATGATTAAAGATGGAATTACTCCTGATGTATTAACAGATCAGACGTCTGCTCATGATCCAGTCTATGGTTATGTTCCAAATGGAATGACATTAGAAGAGGCGGCAGAGTTAAGAGCGGCAGACCCTGTTTTATATAAAGAGAAATCTTTAAAATCTATGGCTAGACACGTACAGTTTATGCTAGATTTAGAAGAGAAAGGTGCAATTACTTTTGATTATGGCAACAACATTAGAGAGTTTGCTAAACAAGGTGGTTGTGAAAATGCGTATAATTTCCCAGGCTTTACACCTGCATATATTCGCCCATTATTCTGTGAAGGTAAAGGTCCTTTTAGATGGGCTGCATTATCTGGAGATCCTCAGGATATTAAAGTGACAGATGAAGCTTTAAAAGAAGCTTTCCCAGAAAATGATCATTTAATTAAGTGGTTAGAAGAAGCAGATGAAAAAGTAGCTTTCCAAGGGTTGCCTTCAAGAATTTGTTGGTTAGGAATGGGTGAAAGAGAAAAAGCAGGTGTAATTTTTAATAACCTTGTAAAAGAAGGAAAGTTAAAAGCACCAATTGTAATTGGTAGAGATCACCTAGACTGTGGTTCTGTTGCTTCTCCAAACAGAGAAACGGAATCTATGTTAGACGGTTCTGATGCAGTTTCTGATTGGCCATTATTAAACTTAATGTCAAATGCTACTGGTGGAGCAACATGGATTTCTTTCCATCATGGAGGAGGAGTTGGTATTGGTTTCTCTCAGCATGCAGGTATGGTAGTTTTGGCTGATGGTACAGAAAGAGCTGAAAATTGTATCAAAAGAGTATTGCATAACGATCCAGCAATGGGCATTTTCCGTCATCATGATGCTGGATATGATATTGCTACTAAAGTTGGAGAAGATCACGATCTAATCATCAAATAA
- the hutI gene encoding imidazolonepropionase → MKHKLIGPFTQVVSLANLPMKGAIEDEALEIIENAGVVVDENGKIVEIGDFASLLIHQYSEIEGIEGDAVLLPGFVDCHTHICWGGNRARDYAMRVAGKPYLEIAKAGGGIQDSMRKTREASEEDLIGVTQQRADRHFSRGVTTIEVKSGYALDIENELKMLRAIKNADALTKADLVSTCLAAHMKPKDFEGTSIEYLDRALENLLPKIKEEGLSNRVDIFTEETAFNVEESLYYLKKAKELGFEITVHADQFSTGGSKVAVKVGALSAEHLEASGDEEVKLLAASDTVATVLPGASLGLGMQYPPCRKLLDAGACLAIASDWNPGSAPMGDMLTQGALLGAMEKMSTAEVFAGMTFRSAKALGLTDRGRLQKGMLADMQMYPCADYREILYNQGMLPPSKVWKKGE, encoded by the coding sequence ATGAAGCATAAATTAATTGGTCCATTTACTCAAGTTGTCTCTCTAGCAAATTTGCCAATGAAAGGTGCAATAGAGGATGAGGCGTTAGAGATAATAGAAAATGCAGGAGTTGTTGTTGATGAAAATGGTAAAATTGTAGAAATAGGAGATTTTGCTTCACTACTTATTCATCAATATTCAGAAATAGAAGGAATTGAAGGTGACGCTGTTCTATTACCGGGCTTTGTGGATTGTCATACGCATATTTGTTGGGGAGGTAATAGAGCTCGTGATTATGCTATGAGAGTGGCAGGGAAACCTTATCTAGAAATTGCAAAAGCAGGAGGAGGAATACAAGATTCTATGCGTAAAACTAGAGAGGCATCTGAAGAGGATTTAATTGGTGTAACACAACAAAGAGCAGATCGTCATTTTTCTAGAGGAGTTACTACAATTGAAGTAAAAAGTGGTTATGCTTTAGATATTGAGAATGAATTGAAAATGCTTCGTGCAATTAAAAATGCTGATGCACTTACAAAAGCAGATTTAGTGTCTACTTGTTTGGCTGCACATATGAAACCTAAAGATTTTGAGGGTACATCAATAGAATACCTTGATAGAGCTTTAGAAAATTTGTTACCTAAAATCAAAGAAGAAGGACTTAGTAATCGTGTAGATATTTTTACAGAAGAAACGGCTTTTAATGTAGAGGAATCTTTGTATTATCTAAAAAAAGCAAAAGAATTAGGTTTCGAGATTACAGTTCATGCAGATCAATTTTCTACAGGTGGAAGTAAAGTAGCAGTGAAAGTCGGAGCATTATCAGCAGAACATTTAGAAGCTAGTGGTGATGAAGAGGTAAAACTACTTGCGGCATCTGATACTGTAGCAACTGTTTTACCTGGTGCTTCTCTGGGTTTAGGAATGCAATATCCTCCTTGTAGAAAGTTACTTGATGCAGGAGCTTGTTTGGCAATTGCATCGGATTGGAATCCTGGATCTGCGCCTATGGGAGATATGTTAACGCAAGGTGCATTGTTAGGAGCCATGGAAAAAATGTCTACTGCAGAGGTATTTGCTGGAATGACTTTTAGGTCTGCTAAAGCTTTAGGTTTAACGGATAGAGGTAGATTACAAAAAGGAATGTTGGCAGATATGCAGATGTATCCTTGTGCTGATTATAGAGAGATTTTATATAATCAAGGTATGTTACCTCCATCAAAAGTTTGGAAGAAAGGAGAGTAA
- a CDS encoding cytochrome P450 → MELTKDVHYKQTIDDLKGPKGLPLVGNLFQLDKSKIHNQYEDWAEEFGELYSLNFLGRKVVVSTSPTNNDFILKHRPTKFRRFSKMAEVIENVGIDGVFSAEGDVWKKQRQVTQKALDSKNVKSFFPNIVLVANRLEEYWNTLIDTSQNKNHEIMNDFMRITVDITTLLAFGYDMNTINNKTDPTQEQIAKIFPKINERINTPLPFWKYIKTTSDKEFDQALAHIKSFFGDFISNTNQKIEDKPELLENPSNFLEAMLASQDKENPYTWEEIFGNLYTMLLAGEDSTSNTLSWVSYFLASKKDVQLKVQKEITDLLGENGELVSFDQLKLFKYTSAVIKEAMRMKPASPNLFMEANEDVVIGDVLFPKNSLIITQLSKSARSEDHFENSQDFLPERWMQKEAGCPFTGRHNEKALKAFGGGTRTCPGKLLAETEILVFVITMMKSFDIKLSVPEEEVIEKYAFTMSPKNLFVEITPREITYK, encoded by the coding sequence ATGGAACTAACAAAGGATGTTCATTATAAACAAACGATAGACGATTTAAAAGGACCGAAAGGGTTACCCTTAGTAGGTAATTTATTTCAGTTAGATAAATCAAAGATTCATAATCAATATGAAGATTGGGCCGAAGAATTTGGGGAATTGTATTCACTTAATTTTTTAGGGAGAAAAGTAGTTGTATCTACAAGCCCAACAAATAACGATTTCATATTAAAACATCGACCAACTAAGTTTAGAAGATTTTCTAAAATGGCCGAAGTGATAGAAAATGTAGGTATTGATGGTGTTTTTTCTGCTGAAGGAGATGTTTGGAAAAAACAAAGGCAAGTCACACAGAAAGCACTTGATAGTAAGAATGTAAAATCATTTTTCCCGAATATTGTTCTTGTAGCCAATAGGTTAGAAGAATACTGGAATACATTGATAGATACCTCTCAGAATAAGAATCATGAAATAATGAATGATTTTATGAGAATAACGGTAGATATTACTACACTACTTGCTTTTGGTTATGATATGAATACGATCAATAATAAAACAGATCCGACTCAAGAGCAGATTGCAAAGATTTTCCCTAAAATAAATGAGCGTATTAATACACCTTTACCTTTTTGGAAATATATTAAAACAACCTCTGATAAAGAATTTGATCAGGCTTTAGCACATATCAAGTCTTTCTTTGGTGACTTTATTTCTAATACGAATCAAAAAATTGAAGATAAGCCTGAACTTTTAGAAAACCCGTCTAACTTTTTAGAAGCAATGTTGGCTTCTCAGGATAAAGAAAATCCATATACTTGGGAGGAGATTTTCGGTAATTTATATACAATGCTTTTGGCAGGAGAAGATTCTACATCAAATACTCTTTCATGGGTGAGTTACTTCTTAGCTTCAAAAAAAGATGTTCAACTGAAAGTTCAAAAAGAAATAACTGATTTGTTAGGAGAAAATGGTGAACTTGTATCATTTGATCAGCTAAAGTTGTTTAAATATACATCTGCAGTGATTAAAGAAGCTATGAGAATGAAACCTGCTAGTCCCAATTTGTTCATGGAAGCAAATGAAGATGTGGTAATAGGAGATGTTTTATTCCCTAAAAACAGCTTAATTATTACTCAGTTAAGTAAATCGGCAAGGTCAGAAGATCATTTTGAAAATTCTCAAGACTTTTTACCCGAAAGATGGATGCAAAAAGAAGCGGGTTGCCCTTTTACAGGTAGACATAACGAAAAAGCATTAAAAGCTTTTGGAGGAGGTACAAGAACTTGTCCAGGTAAATTATTAGCAGAGACAGAGATCCTAGTTTTTGTTATCACGATGATGAAAAGTTTTGATATTAAATTGTCTGTACCAGAGGAAGAGGTTATTGAGAAGTATGCATTTACGATGTCTCCTAAAAACCTTTTTGTAGAAATAACTCCAAGAGAGATAACATATAAATAA
- a CDS encoding cytochrome P450, translating to MANQDYSRTIADIKGPKGIPVFGNLFQIEREQIHQYYEQWAKEYGEFFFVNFLGKKILISSNPQNNAYILKNRPSKFRRLSKMGEIIEEIGFYGVFTAENEKWVKHRKVTQQALSNKNVKSFFPKIVQVAERLENYWDSNLNEEVKEYNISSDFTRATVDVTTNLAFGYDMNTVENHENEIQDHIAKIFPKVNQRINSPLPIWRYLKSSSDKDLDGSMAALKVTIGEFIAKAENNLKEDPSLKENPSNFIEALIASQDKEDPFSWDEIFGNIYTMLLAGEDTTANSLSWLTYFIASDSKLQSKVYQEIEHVLGNKEQITSFEEVGEFKFLSAVLKEVLRLKPVSPSLYFQANEDVVVGDLLIPKDTFVLTQLRVGALSEDNFENASEFIPERWLSAKDTSGGCPFTGKHKAEVAMPFGGGPRFCPGKFLSETEMILFAVTLLKKFELTLSVSKEEIKEKFAFTMSPENLSVNLKKRNSVSSTNLMEQNASI from the coding sequence ATGGCAAACCAAGATTATTCGAGAACTATTGCAGATATAAAAGGTCCTAAAGGAATTCCTGTATTCGGCAATTTATTTCAAATTGAGAGAGAACAGATTCATCAATATTATGAACAATGGGCTAAAGAATATGGTGAATTCTTTTTTGTGAACTTTTTGGGGAAGAAAATATTGATTTCTTCTAACCCACAGAACAATGCATACATTCTCAAAAACCGTCCCTCAAAGTTTAGAAGACTTTCTAAAATGGGGGAGATTATTGAGGAAATAGGTTTTTATGGGGTATTTACTGCAGAAAATGAGAAATGGGTAAAACACAGAAAAGTTACCCAGCAAGCGTTAAGTAATAAGAATGTAAAATCATTTTTCCCAAAAATTGTACAAGTAGCAGAACGATTAGAGAATTACTGGGACAGCAATTTAAATGAAGAAGTTAAGGAATATAATATATCTAGTGATTTTACACGTGCAACAGTAGATGTAACTACAAACCTCGCTTTTGGTTACGATATGAATACTGTAGAAAACCACGAAAACGAGATTCAAGATCATATTGCTAAAATATTTCCAAAAGTAAATCAACGTATTAATAGCCCATTACCAATTTGGAGATATTTGAAGTCATCTTCTGATAAGGATTTGGATGGATCTATGGCTGCTTTAAAAGTAACAATTGGAGAGTTTATAGCAAAAGCTGAGAATAATTTAAAAGAGGATCCATCTTTAAAAGAAAACCCTTCTAACTTTATTGAGGCATTGATTGCTTCTCAAGATAAAGAAGATCCATTTTCTTGGGATGAAATATTTGGTAATATCTACACTATGTTATTGGCAGGGGAAGATACGACAGCGAATTCACTTTCATGGCTTACGTATTTTATTGCTTCTGATAGTAAGTTGCAAAGTAAAGTATATCAAGAGATTGAGCATGTTTTAGGAAATAAAGAACAAATAACTTCATTTGAAGAAGTAGGAGAATTTAAATTCCTATCTGCTGTTTTAAAAGAAGTACTAAGGTTGAAGCCCGTTTCACCAAGTTTATATTTTCAAGCAAATGAAGATGTGGTAGTAGGAGATTTACTCATTCCTAAAGATACTTTTGTACTTACACAATTAAGAGTTGGAGCATTGTCTGAAGATAATTTTGAGAATGCTTCAGAGTTTATTCCAGAAAGATGGTTATCTGCAAAAGATACATCTGGAGGTTGCCCATTTACTGGTAAGCACAAAGCAGAAGTAGCAATGCCATTTGGAGGAGGTCCTAGATTTTGTCCTGGTAAGTTCCTTTCAGAAACTGAGATGATTTTGTTTGCTGTAACATTGTTAAAAAAGTTTGAGTTGACTTTGTCTGTTTCTAAAGAAGAGATAAAAGAGAAGTTTGCTTTTACAATGAGTCCAGAAAACCTTTCCGTTAATTTAAAGAAGAGAAATTCCGTTTCATCAACAAATTTGATGGAACAAAACGCTTCTATCTAA
- a CDS encoding nucleoid-associated protein translates to MSKIKSFDLSNAKLTQLVIHKVGNKTQEEPIELADFEIELENFSPLYKSVMDYFLRSFKPGPMYHFNTPEDKESLRDNEMFEAAEAIFSNPFEQFMTQSREMSKLLYQASTHPRIKGGEFFVAMLKDCVVDGDLVDAVGLFKAEHKEMFLKVGEKTDVGSFELEQNEGVSVKKLDKGCLIFQTEEEKGFKVMLKDSPTKSVEALYWKESYLQLRPREDNFYHTKNYLDLCKGFVEEVFNEEHAVEKPAQIDLLNRSMKFFNDKEDFNVVDFENNVIEEAEAIEAFQEYKVDFQEKKEIPLFEEFKVSKEAVRKSKKEFKSIIKLDKKINITISGNEQNIEKGYDTERNQHYYMIYFNEEE, encoded by the coding sequence ATGAGTAAAATAAAATCCTTCGACTTGTCTAACGCCAAGTTGACTCAGTTAGTCATTCATAAAGTAGGAAATAAGACACAAGAGGAACCTATAGAGTTGGCTGATTTTGAGATAGAACTTGAAAACTTTAGTCCATTATACAAATCTGTAATGGATTATTTCTTAAGATCTTTCAAACCGGGGCCGATGTATCACTTCAATACACCTGAAGACAAAGAATCTTTAAGGGATAATGAAATGTTTGAAGCAGCAGAAGCAATCTTCTCAAACCCATTCGAACAGTTCATGACTCAATCAAGAGAAATGTCAAAACTTTTATACCAAGCTTCAACTCACCCAAGAATTAAAGGTGGTGAATTCTTTGTTGCTATGTTAAAAGACTGTGTTGTAGATGGAGATCTTGTAGACGCTGTAGGCCTTTTTAAAGCTGAACACAAAGAGATGTTCCTAAAAGTTGGAGAAAAAACTGATGTAGGGAGCTTTGAACTGGAACAGAACGAAGGAGTAAGTGTCAAAAAACTAGATAAAGGTTGTTTGATATTCCAAACTGAAGAGGAAAAGGGTTTTAAGGTGATGTTAAAAGACAGCCCTACAAAATCTGTTGAAGCTTTATATTGGAAAGAATCTTACTTGCAGTTAAGACCAAGAGAAGACAACTTCTATCATACAAAAAATTACCTTGATTTATGCAAAGGTTTTGTTGAAGAAGTATTTAACGAAGAACATGCAGTTGAAAAACCAGCACAAATAGATTTATTAAATCGCTCGATGAAATTCTTTAATGATAAAGAAGATTTCAATGTAGTAGATTTTGAAAATAATGTAATTGAAGAAGCCGAAGCAATAGAAGCATTCCAAGAATACAAGGTTGACTTTCAAGAGAAAAAAGAAATACCATTATTCGAAGAATTTAAAGTATCTAAAGAGGCTGTTCGTAAATCGAAAAAAGAATTTAAAAGTATTATCAAATTAGATAAGAAGATAAATATCACCATTTCGGGAAATGAGCAAAACATCGAAAAAGGATACGATACAGAGCGAAATCAGCATTATTACATGATCTACTTCAATGAAGAAGAGTGA